One segment of Erigeron canadensis isolate Cc75 chromosome 2, C_canadensis_v1, whole genome shotgun sequence DNA contains the following:
- the LOC122587151 gene encoding calmodulin-binding protein 60 A-like, whose amino-acid sequence MSQKKKESPPPEQPSCSSPGRRKLPTFRSVVLEVMNFRKFNKYVEPILEPLVRKVVKEEVQSAMERHIAAMNWDYRNEKDSLIPRRLQLQFLSSLALPVFTGTRIEGGDCNTLKVALIDAYTGKTVSSGPESSATVEIVVLEGDFDSNEGDSWTLEDFNYNVVRERQGKKPLLTGNAQLNLSDGIGLVGDLSFTDNSSWTRSRKFRLGARVLDIGDGDRVREAKSESFVVRDHRGELYKKHHPPYLSDEVWRLEKIGKEGAFHKRLNKEKIKTVKDFLALSYLDPPKLRTILGSGMSTKMWDVTVDHARRCVIDDKKLYLYCPSSLNGDGVVFNVVGQVLGLLSNRKYVVADKLSEVQRAEAHKFVISAFQHSEKIVSYDDEASLRTGTCSISEDIYPLNSQMVTRDPDDRKRKTSHKKGRFDYPQMSALSPDVNVMPTIYPMGDVDSLDEYGLNSMVSDDLRFDHNQSLDLHCQVPDTLICDSEVLQSHDQDMQYFGTSSQVDMQCAVDGFFFPHSAIGKAQRRWKIVFSVLKWLSLMLEIRERDIIKFTKPG is encoded by the exons atgtcGCAAAAGAAGAAAGAATCGCCACCGCCGGAACAGCCTTCCTGCTCGTCTCCTGGCCGTCGTAAACTTCCTACTTTTAGAAG TGTGGTGCTTGAGGTTATGAATTTCAGAAAGTTTAACAAGTACGTGGAGCCGATTCTGGAGCCCTTAGTTCGTAAAGTT GTGAAAGAGGAAGTTCAATCAGCTATGGAAAGACATATAGCTGCCATGAACTG GGATTATAGAAACGAGAAGGACTCTTTGATTCCAAGAAGGCTGCAGTTACAGTTCTTAAGTAGTCTGGCTCTCCCAGTTTTTACCGGAACCAGAATTGAAGGAGGGGACTGTAATACATTAAAAGTAGCTTTGATTGATGCTTATACTGGAAAAACAGTTTCATCCGGACCTGAATCATCAGCAACAGTTGAAATAGTGGTTCTTGAGGGAGATTTTGATAGCAATGAGGGAGACAGTTGGACACTTGAAGATTTTAACTATAATGTTGTCAGAGAGAGACAAGGGAAGAAGCCTCTTCTTACTGGGAATGCACAATTGAATCTCAGTGATGGTATTGGTCTTGTGGGGGATCTTTCCTTTACAGATAATTCCAGTTGGACAAGGAGCCGCAAGTTCAGGTTGGGAGCACGAGTATTAGATATAGGTGATGGAGATAGAGTGAGAGAAGCAAAGTCAGAATCATTCGTTGTCAGGGATCATCGTGGCGAAT TGTACAAGAAGCACCACCCACCATATCTGTCTGATGAGGTATGGCGACTGGAAAAAATTGGGAAAGAGGGAGCTTTCCATAAGCGGTTGAATAAGGAAAAGATAAAAACGGTGAAAGATTTCTTGGCTCTTTCCTACTTGGACCCGCCGAAGCTTCGAACT ATCCTTGGCTCTGGCATGTCTACTAAAATGTGGGATGTCACAGTGGATCATGCTAGGAGATGTGTGATTgatgataagaagttgtattTGTACTGTCCTTCATCTCTCAACGGAGATGGCGTTGTATTTAATGTTGTGGGCCAAGTTCTTGGACTTCTTTCTAACCGCAAGTACGTTGTTGCTGATAAGCTTTCAGAAGTTCAAAGG GCTGAAGCACATAAATTTGTGATATCTGCCTTTCAACATTCAGAGAAAATTGTTTCCTATGATGATGAAGCGTCTCTTAGAACGGGTACCTGCTCTATCtctgaagatatataccctttaAACTCTCAAATGGTTACCAGAGATCCAGAtgacagaaaaagaaaaacttccCATAAGAAAGGCCGATTTGATTACCCACAGATGAGTGCATTGTCTCCAGATGTTAATGTAATGCCAACCATCTATCCGATGGGAGATGTCGATAGCTTAGATGAATATGGGTTAAATAGCATGGTATCTGATGATCTCAGATTTGATCATAATCAATCATTGGACTTGCATTGCCAAGTGCCCGACACCTTGATCTGTGACTCAGAAGTTTTACAGAGTCATGACCAGGATATGCAGTATTTTGGTACATCTTCACAGGTGGACATGCAGTGTGCAGTTGATGGGTTTTTCTTTCCCCATTCTGCCATTGGTAAAGCTCAGAGGAGATGGAAGATTGTGTTTAGTGTCTTAAAATGGCTCTCTCTGATGTTAGAGATACGTGAGAGAGATATCATCAAGTTCACAAAGCCAGGATGA